In Piliocolobus tephrosceles isolate RC106 chromosome 10, ASM277652v3, whole genome shotgun sequence, a single window of DNA contains:
- the PPP1R1A gene encoding protein phosphatase 1 regulatory subunit 1A, whose amino-acid sequence MEQDNSPRKIQFTVPLLEPHLDPEAAEQIRRRRPTPATLVLTSDQSSPEVDEDRIPNPHLKSTLAMSPRQRKKMTRITPTMKELQMMVEHHLGQQQQGEEPEGAAESTGTQESRPPGIPDTEVESRLGTSGTAKKPTESIPKTQERGSKEPSTKEPSTHIPPLDSKGANSV is encoded by the exons ATGGAGCAAGACAACAGCCCCCGAAAAATCCAGTTCACGGTCCCGCTGCTGGAGCCGCACCTTGACCCCGAGGCGGCGGAGCAG ATTCGGAGGCGccgccccacccctgccaccctcGTGCTGACCAGTGACCAGTCATCCCCAG AGGTAGATGAAGACCGGATCCCCAACCCACATCTCAAG TCCACTTTGGCAATGTCTCCACGGCAACGGAAGAAGATGACAAGGATCACACCCACAATGAAAG AGCTCCAGATGATGGTTGAACATCACCTGGGGCAACAGCAGCAAGGAGAGGAGCCTGAGGGGGCCGCTGAGAGCACAGGAACCCAGGAGTCCCGCCCACCTGGGATCCCAGACACAGAAGTGGAGTCAAGGCTGGGCACCTCTGGGACAGCAAAAA AGCCTACAGAATCCATCCCTAAAACTCAGGAGAGAGGCAGTAAGGAACCCAGCACAAAGGAACCCTCAACCCATATACCACCATTGGATTCCAAGGGAGCCAACTCG GTCTGA